In the genome of Chryseobacterium arthrosphaerae, one region contains:
- the ligA gene encoding NAD-dependent DNA ligase LigA, protein MSENIQQKIEQLRKELHQHNENYYLLDTPTVTDYEFDMLLQELQDLEAKHPEFYDENSPTVRVGGGITKVFPTIQHKFRMYSLDNSYDFDDLEDWEKRIIKTIADPVEFVAELKYDGASISILYENGKLTQAVTRGDGFQGDEITPNVRTISDIPLTLKGDFPSQFFMRGEIYLTRKNFDKINKLREEEGLDPFMNPRNTASGSLKMQDSGEVRKRGLSSVLYQFISDEVPAETHWELLQKAQNWGFKTSQQAKLCRTLDEVKEFITFWDTERHNLPFEIDGIVLKVNSLQQQRQLGYTAKSPRWAMAYKFKAEKVETELQSVSYQVGRTGAITPVANLKPVLLAGTIVKRASLHNEDIIKKLDLHEHDFVYVEKGGEIIPKIVGVNTDKRTEESKAIEYIRNCPECGTELVKIEDQAIHFCPNELHCPPQVVGRMIHYVSRKALNIENLGGETIEQLYREKLIENPADLYVLTKEQLLPLERMAEKSAQNIITGIEKSKEIPFEKVLYGIGIKHVGETVAKKLVKNFPTIEELKNATVEELCQVEDIGTKIAISIAEFFNNSENILMIERLKSYGVQLEKGESTNEVLSNILEGKTFLFTGKLSLFTREAAEEMVEKHGGKNISAVSKNLNYLVVGEKAGSKLKKAQDIGTIGILDEQQFLDLIEKQ, encoded by the coding sequence ATGTCTGAAAATATTCAACAAAAGATAGAACAGCTCCGCAAAGAGCTCCACCAGCATAACGAAAATTACTACCTTCTGGATACTCCTACCGTGACTGATTATGAGTTTGATATGCTCCTTCAGGAACTCCAGGATCTGGAAGCCAAGCACCCCGAATTCTATGACGAGAATTCACCTACGGTACGTGTAGGAGGCGGTATTACCAAGGTTTTCCCTACGATCCAGCATAAGTTCAGAATGTATTCACTGGATAATTCCTATGATTTTGACGATCTGGAAGACTGGGAAAAAAGAATTATCAAAACGATTGCGGATCCGGTAGAATTTGTTGCCGAACTGAAGTATGACGGTGCTTCCATTTCCATTCTTTATGAAAACGGGAAGCTGACACAGGCCGTAACCCGTGGAGACGGTTTTCAGGGGGATGAAATCACTCCGAATGTCCGTACGATTTCAGATATTCCTTTGACGTTGAAAGGTGATTTTCCATCACAGTTTTTTATGCGTGGAGAAATTTACCTGACCAGAAAGAATTTTGACAAAATCAATAAACTTCGTGAGGAAGAAGGCCTTGATCCCTTCATGAATCCAAGGAATACGGCTAGCGGAAGTCTGAAGATGCAGGACAGCGGTGAGGTAAGAAAACGGGGCCTATCTTCTGTATTGTACCAGTTCATTTCAGATGAGGTTCCGGCAGAAACCCACTGGGAACTGCTTCAGAAAGCACAGAACTGGGGCTTTAAAACCTCCCAGCAGGCTAAACTGTGCAGAACTCTGGATGAAGTAAAGGAATTTATCACATTCTGGGATACCGAACGCCACAATCTTCCTTTTGAAATTGACGGAATCGTCTTAAAAGTGAATTCTTTACAGCAGCAAAGACAGCTTGGATATACCGCAAAATCCCCACGTTGGGCAATGGCTTACAAATTTAAAGCAGAAAAGGTGGAAACCGAGCTTCAAAGTGTTTCTTATCAGGTAGGAAGAACCGGGGCCATTACTCCTGTTGCCAACCTAAAGCCTGTTTTGCTGGCCGGAACGATCGTAAAAAGAGCCTCTCTTCACAATGAAGATATCATCAAAAAGCTGGATCTGCATGAGCATGATTTTGTATATGTAGAAAAAGGTGGTGAGATCATCCCGAAGATCGTAGGGGTGAATACGGATAAAAGAACTGAAGAAAGCAAAGCAATAGAATACATCAGAAATTGCCCTGAATGCGGAACGGAACTGGTAAAAATTGAAGACCAGGCCATCCACTTCTGTCCGAACGAACTTCACTGCCCGCCTCAGGTGGTAGGAAGAATGATTCACTATGTTTCCAGAAAAGCTCTGAATATTGAAAACCTGGGTGGTGAAACTATTGAACAGCTTTACAGGGAGAAATTGATTGAAAATCCTGCAGATTTGTATGTTTTAACGAAAGAGCAGCTGCTTCCTCTGGAGAGAATGGCTGAAAAATCGGCACAGAATATCATCACAGGAATTGAAAAGTCAAAAGAAATCCCGTTTGAAAAGGTATTATACGGAATCGGGATCAAGCATGTGGGGGAAACCGTAGCAAAGAAACTGGTTAAAAACTTTCCTACGATTGAGGAGCTGAAAAATGCTACTGTTGAAGAGCTTTGCCAGGTAGAGGACATCGGAACAAAGATCGCCATCAGCATTGCAGAGTTTTTCAACAATTCTGAAAACATACTGATGATCGAACGCCTGAAATCTTACGGCGTACAGCTTGAAAAAGGAGAAAGTACCAATGAAGTTCTCTCTAATATTCTGGAAGGAAAAACATTCCTTTTCACCGGGAAACTGTCATTATTTACCAGAGAAGCCGCTGAAGAAATGGTAGAAAAACATGGAGGAAAAAATATTTCTGCCGTATCGAAAAACCTCAACTATCTTGTGGTAGGTGAAAAAGCGGGAAGTAAACTGAAAAAAGCCCAGGATATAGGAACTATCGGTATTCTTGATGAACAGCAGTTCCTGGATCTGATTGAAAAGCAATAA
- a CDS encoding TonB-dependent receptor produces MRKVKIVLGLLFLGLGSMAYAQTTQASIIGKVTGPGSTAQEKVKVTIVNESTGFRTETETNSKGEYIFKEIPLGGPYTVIVNDDKKEGYNISFGDQITVNMDLGGEKNIEEVKITGNLKNKIGNLGAATAITAKNISILPVNGRNFTSLTELSPLSGKGGSLSGQLGSSTNFTIDGMTAKNPTSAGSTTSRSGAPFSISIEAVREFKITTNQYDVTLGRSGGGTVSAVTKSGTNKFSGSAWEYLRTNWLSSPYDIRGNKRQNDFSTSQFGFSLGGPIIKNKLHFFVAWDHQLDSRPLFIADIRSPEDEKRLNTTTQTLNQFLDIARSKYGVGNSPQFGSFDKVRNSDAAFLRLDWQINEKHLLTLRNNFTYDLNKNGLGDNTNITFFESYGNDKNLDNSLLLTLRSNLKSNLTNELKAQYLYTFQNSYQNDELGKPVPRAIVENVTSPGVGSTNIQIGGHRFAQESFRNNVFQVVDNLYYNTDKVKYTFGADLMYTTSKSIYGSEVNGRFHFQGMGNFETMTPSRFYREVPLMEDPSVRSNIWNIGFYGQFQTKIAKGLDLMAGLRFDYGGYPKAEFNQKLYDEMGIRTDNKIKSFVIQPRFQFDWNINEQGKDFLKFGAGIFSSDINNYMIINNLVFDGKHLATVDVTSQAVPFPDFNSYRNDYNTVPTLSQYQIPTINYTGKDAKIPIVYKANISYTHFFNERFRAGIAGYMALGRNNYYYYDRNMVANPFFTLDNEGGRGVFVPAESLNEGRIDWKAGRINNKFGRVLELVSDGKVNQFSFVIDTSYRYWKDGEITASYTWSDIKDNTSYNGNVANSATLSTMIQSDPRDLRMTYSDNQFRNKVVIYGNSPTIAGFTLGIRYSGIGGTRFSVTAGGNVNGDFVDNNDLAYIFPNIAQTILDDPQVGEALKNYISDYNGKIAERNGGKNGFYGVWDLRVAKKIKFDKIGAFELSVDIFNVANLLNKEWGVNKSYGNTSLYRMNKFNPVTRQFEYTKNISGSGLAPLTGNPYQIQIGAKYSF; encoded by the coding sequence ATGAGAAAAGTAAAGATTGTACTGGGATTATTGTTTTTAGGGCTTGGATCTATGGCTTATGCACAGACCACACAGGCTTCTATCATAGGGAAAGTAACCGGGCCGGGAAGTACCGCTCAGGAAAAAGTGAAGGTAACCATTGTAAACGAATCTACAGGATTCAGAACAGAGACGGAAACCAACTCCAAAGGAGAATATATTTTTAAAGAAATTCCTCTTGGCGGGCCTTATACGGTCATTGTAAATGACGATAAAAAGGAAGGGTACAATATCAGCTTTGGGGATCAGATTACGGTAAATATGGATCTGGGCGGTGAGAAGAATATTGAAGAGGTAAAAATTACCGGAAACCTGAAAAACAAGATCGGAAACCTTGGTGCAGCTACGGCCATTACTGCTAAAAACATCAGCATATTACCAGTAAACGGACGAAATTTTACCAGTCTTACAGAACTGTCCCCTTTAAGCGGAAAAGGCGGAAGTTTATCCGGACAGCTCGGTTCATCCACCAACTTTACCATTGACGGTATGACGGCTAAAAATCCAACTTCTGCAGGATCTACAACCAGTAGAAGTGGCGCTCCTTTCTCCATCTCGATTGAAGCGGTACGTGAATTCAAGATTACCACCAACCAATATGATGTTACCCTGGGAAGAAGTGGTGGCGGAACCGTAAGTGCCGTTACTAAATCAGGAACCAATAAATTCTCGGGAAGTGCCTGGGAATACTTACGGACAAACTGGCTTTCCAGCCCGTACGATATCAGAGGAAACAAAAGACAGAATGATTTCTCTACTTCTCAGTTCGGATTTTCATTAGGAGGACCTATCATTAAAAATAAATTACACTTCTTCGTAGCATGGGATCACCAGCTGGATTCAAGACCTTTGTTTATTGCTGATATCAGATCTCCGGAAGATGAGAAAAGACTGAATACCACCACACAGACCCTTAATCAGTTTCTGGATATTGCAAGATCAAAATATGGGGTAGGGAACAGCCCGCAGTTCGGGAGCTTTGATAAGGTAAGAAATTCAGATGCAGCCTTTTTGCGTTTAGACTGGCAGATCAATGAGAAGCATTTGCTGACCCTGAGAAATAACTTCACCTACGATCTTAATAAAAACGGATTGGGAGATAATACCAATATCACTTTCTTTGAATCCTATGGAAATGATAAAAACCTTGACAACAGCTTATTGCTGACCCTGAGATCCAACCTGAAATCTAACCTGACCAATGAGCTGAAAGCACAGTACCTGTATACTTTCCAGAACAGTTATCAGAATGATGAGCTGGGTAAGCCGGTACCAAGAGCTATTGTTGAAAATGTGACATCTCCGGGAGTGGGTTCTACCAATATCCAGATCGGAGGTCACCGTTTTGCACAGGAAAGCTTTAGGAATAATGTATTCCAGGTTGTAGATAATTTGTACTACAATACAGATAAGGTAAAATATACCTTCGGAGCAGATCTGATGTATACTACTTCAAAATCTATATACGGAAGTGAGGTAAACGGAAGGTTCCATTTTCAGGGAATGGGGAATTTTGAAACCATGACGCCTTCACGGTTTTACAGGGAAGTTCCTTTGATGGAAGATCCGTCCGTAAGGTCGAATATCTGGAATATCGGTTTTTATGGGCAGTTTCAGACCAAAATTGCCAAAGGTCTTGATTTAATGGCCGGATTAAGATTCGACTACGGCGGATATCCTAAAGCAGAATTCAATCAGAAGCTATATGATGAGATGGGCATCCGAACAGATAATAAAATAAAATCATTTGTGATCCAGCCCAGGTTTCAGTTTGACTGGAATATCAATGAGCAGGGTAAGGATTTCTTAAAATTCGGAGCCGGAATATTCTCGTCTGATATTAATAACTATATGATCATCAATAACCTGGTATTTGACGGGAAACATCTGGCAACGGTAGATGTAACTTCTCAAGCGGTTCCGTTCCCGGATTTCAACAGTTACAGGAATGATTACAATACGGTTCCTACACTTTCCCAATATCAGATTCCTACTATCAATTACACAGGAAAAGATGCTAAAATCCCAATCGTGTATAAAGCCAATATCTCATATACCCATTTCTTCAATGAAAGATTCAGAGCAGGAATTGCAGGATATATGGCATTGGGAAGAAACAACTATTATTACTATGACAGGAATATGGTAGCCAATCCTTTCTTTACATTAGACAATGAAGGAGGCAGAGGAGTGTTTGTTCCGGCAGAATCTTTGAATGAGGGTAGGATAGACTGGAAAGCAGGAAGAATCAACAACAAATTCGGAAGAGTGCTGGAGCTTGTAAGTGATGGTAAAGTAAATCAGTTCTCATTCGTGATTGACACCAGCTACCGTTACTGGAAAGACGGGGAGATCACAGCCAGCTATACCTGGTCTGATATCAAAGACAATACTTCTTATAACGGAAATGTTGCCAATTCTGCAACATTGTCTACGATGATCCAGAGTGATCCGAGAGATCTGAGGATGACGTACTCTGATAACCAATTCAGGAATAAAGTGGTGATCTATGGGAATTCTCCTACCATCGCAGGATTTACACTGGGAATAAGGTATTCAGGAATAGGAGGAACCCGCTTCTCCGTAACAGCAGGAGGAAATGTGAACGGAGACTTTGTAGATAATAATGACCTGGCTTATATCTTCCCGAATATTGCCCAGACAATTCTGGATGACCCGCAGGTAGGAGAAGCTCTGAAAAACTATATCAGCGATTACAACGGTAAAATTGCAGAACGTAACGGCGGTAAAAACGGGTTCTATGGAGTATGGGATCTGAGGGTGGCAAAGAAAATAAAATTTGATAAAATAGGCGCCTTTGAATTGTCTGTAGATATTTTCAACGTTGCCAACCTTCTGAACAAAGAATGGGGCGTGAATAAATCATACGGAAATACATCGCTGTACAGGATGAATAAATTCAATCCCGTTACCAGACAGTTTGAATATACGAAAAACATCAGCGGAAGCGGACTGGCACCTTTAACAGGGAATCCGTACCAGATCCAGATCGGAGCAAAATACAGCTTCTGA
- a CDS encoding glycerophosphodiester phosphodiesterase, whose protein sequence is MKNFILGLAVLSTVLMKAQTQIIAHRGYFQTQPPTTENSLKSLENAQKLKVYGSEFDVRMTKDGVLVINHDEHHGKMEISETSFKELEQLKLSNGEKFPTLKDYLKQGKKDPSVKLIVEIKPAKTPEIENEITKKTIQMIKDMKLESQSEFISFSLNICREIKKQAPSFKVQYLNGELSPEQIRKEGLDGMDYHFSVFQKNPTWIAEAKALSLITNSWTVNDVAVYEELKKQGIGFVTTNIPEQLKNK, encoded by the coding sequence ATGAAAAATTTTATCTTAGGCTTAGCAGTTTTAAGTACGGTTCTCATGAAAGCACAAACTCAGATTATAGCACACAGAGGATATTTTCAGACTCAGCCTCCAACGACGGAAAATTCTTTAAAATCCTTAGAAAATGCCCAGAAGCTAAAAGTTTACGGGTCAGAATTTGATGTGAGAATGACAAAAGATGGTGTCCTGGTGATCAATCATGATGAGCATCACGGTAAAATGGAAATTTCGGAAACTTCTTTCAAAGAACTGGAGCAGCTGAAATTATCGAACGGTGAAAAGTTTCCCACTTTAAAAGATTATTTAAAACAGGGAAAGAAAGATCCGTCAGTAAAACTGATTGTTGAGATCAAACCGGCCAAAACCCCGGAAATAGAAAACGAGATCACTAAGAAAACCATTCAGATGATCAAAGATATGAAGCTTGAATCTCAGAGTGAATTTATTTCATTCAGTTTAAATATCTGCAGGGAGATCAAAAAACAGGCGCCTTCTTTTAAAGTTCAGTATCTGAACGGAGAATTGTCGCCGGAACAGATCAGAAAAGAAGGATTGGACGGGATGGATTATCATTTCAGTGTATTTCAGAAAAACCCAACTTGGATTGCTGAAGCGAAAGCACTCAGCCTTATCACAAACTCATGGACTGTAAATGACGTGGCAGTATATGAAGAATTAAAAAAACAGGGAATCGGATTTGTAACAACCAATATCCCTGAACAGCTGAAAAATAAATAG
- a CDS encoding SusC/RagA family TonB-linked outer membrane protein: MRKETQKLLVLSLLGLFSTHLTAQQKAKKDSIKGIDEVVVTALGIKREDRSLGYSTQTVKSEELLRTQNNNWAQALEGKVAGLKIQTAGAGPLGTSRITLRGDISMSIGNNDALIVVDGVPLSGRRTGTGTAAYGAGSGGDLPIDYGDSFNSINPDDIESISILKGPTASALYGSRGSRGAVMITTKSGKTKKGKVQVTLNSYTSFDSVLKWPDYQYEYGQGTQQRDKNGNYYYSYGASVDGVNTGSTSSAFGPKFDGQYYFQYDPAIEGQSLERKLWRPYKNNIKDFWQVGANYSNSLSVEHSNESTAFRTSLSYLKNEWMMPNTGFDRLNAALSLDHKLSSRLKIGTKINFSNTKSDNLPATGYNNQSISYFMIFQNPNVDLDWYKPIWRKGAEQIDQVHPFSSYIDNPYLIAYENLNSTNKKIITGNINISYQLAKNFDIAYKTGLEWSNELRTQRRPWSSANYLKGFYREQYIRYFDLNNDVLLTYKNKFGDIGVTASAGGNIRYHEYTMNDYRAIGLNRAGLYQLSNATSQDFKLASPNDNQVNSVYALANFSYKDMIFLDVTARNDWSSTLPKHNRSYFYPSVASSFVLSDIFKLKSDNVNLWKLRLSWSQVGNDTYNYMLEKYYDNSVFIGSVESPSLYPNPNLKPEMITNIEGGMDFNLLKNRLIFNFTFYQNNSKDQSVIIPVLYETGYNKRIINSGELRNRGIEMSLNAYPVKTKNFSWNVNANWSMNRNKILSLPEEFKGTPYTMGSIGGVVYYNAVVGGSLGDMYGYGLMYSPDGQVIYGTDGLTAKPNEMKKIGNAYPKWRAGLQNEFRYKNISVSFSFDGQYKGIAYSQSHHKMSEQGKLTHTLVGRDNPGGLIVGEGVVQNPDGSFSPNTKGIPVYTYYGDYYRRANVETNSFDTSFIKLRDARISYSFPKSTIEPLKVTDITLALFGRNLWMWSKFPLFDPEVAALDNATITPGVEVGQLPQSRTIGIQLNVKF; encoded by the coding sequence ATGCGTAAAGAGACACAAAAACTGTTGGTTTTGTCACTGTTAGGATTATTCAGTACTCATCTGACGGCTCAGCAGAAAGCTAAAAAAGACAGTATTAAAGGAATTGACGAAGTAGTTGTTACTGCTTTGGGGATCAAAAGAGAAGACAGGTCTTTGGGATATTCTACTCAAACCGTTAAATCTGAAGAACTTCTGAGAACTCAGAACAACAACTGGGCACAGGCTTTAGAGGGTAAAGTTGCCGGATTAAAGATTCAGACCGCCGGAGCCGGACCTCTTGGAACAAGCCGTATCACCCTTCGTGGAGACATTTCTATGAGTATTGGAAATAATGATGCACTGATTGTTGTGGACGGTGTTCCTCTGAGCGGAAGAAGAACAGGGACGGGAACAGCAGCCTATGGTGCCGGCTCAGGAGGAGATCTGCCCATTGATTATGGAGACAGTTTCAACAGCATCAATCCGGATGATATTGAATCTATTTCCATTCTGAAAGGCCCTACTGCATCTGCTTTATACGGTTCCAGAGGATCAAGGGGAGCCGTAATGATTACGACCAAATCAGGAAAGACCAAAAAAGGAAAAGTTCAGGTGACCTTAAATTCCTACACAAGCTTTGACAGCGTTCTGAAATGGCCGGATTATCAGTATGAATACGGGCAGGGAACCCAGCAGAGAGATAAAAACGGGAACTACTATTATTCTTACGGAGCTTCTGTGGATGGAGTGAATACAGGATCTACCAGCAGTGCTTTCGGGCCTAAATTTGATGGCCAGTACTATTTTCAGTACGATCCGGCCATAGAAGGACAGAGCCTGGAAAGAAAACTCTGGAGACCTTACAAAAATAATATCAAAGACTTCTGGCAGGTAGGTGCCAATTATTCCAACAGCTTATCTGTGGAGCATTCCAATGAAAGTACTGCTTTCAGAACATCCCTTTCTTACCTGAAAAATGAATGGATGATGCCTAATACAGGTTTCGACAGACTGAATGCAGCTTTGTCCCTGGATCATAAACTGAGCAGCAGACTGAAAATCGGAACCAAAATCAATTTCAGCAATACCAAAAGTGACAACCTTCCCGCAACGGGGTACAATAACCAGTCGATTTCCTATTTCATGATTTTCCAGAATCCGAATGTAGACCTGGACTGGTATAAGCCGATCTGGAGAAAAGGAGCCGAGCAGATAGATCAGGTGCATCCTTTCAGCTCATATATCGATAACCCTTACCTGATCGCTTACGAAAATCTGAACAGTACAAACAAGAAAATAATAACCGGAAATATCAATATCAGCTATCAGCTGGCAAAGAATTTTGATATCGCCTATAAAACAGGTCTGGAATGGAGCAATGAGCTTCGTACCCAAAGGAGACCGTGGAGCTCTGCCAATTATCTGAAAGGATTTTACAGAGAACAGTACATCAGGTATTTTGATCTGAATAATGACGTTCTGCTTACTTACAAAAATAAATTCGGTGACATTGGAGTAACAGCTTCTGCAGGAGGAAATATCAGATATCATGAATACACAATGAATGATTACAGGGCAATAGGACTCAACAGGGCCGGACTTTACCAGCTTTCCAATGCTACTTCACAGGACTTTAAGCTTGCCAGTCCTAATGATAACCAGGTGAATAGTGTATATGCACTAGCCAATTTCAGCTATAAAGATATGATCTTCCTGGATGTGACGGCAAGAAATGACTGGAGCAGCACACTTCCAAAGCACAATAGGTCATATTTTTATCCGTCAGTAGCTTCTTCATTTGTTTTATCTGATATTTTTAAATTAAAATCAGATAATGTAAACCTTTGGAAGCTGAGGTTATCATGGTCACAGGTCGGAAACGATACGTACAACTACATGCTTGAAAAATATTATGACAACAGTGTGTTTATAGGCTCAGTAGAATCCCCTTCCTTATACCCGAATCCAAACCTTAAACCGGAAATGATCACGAATATAGAAGGAGGAATGGATTTTAATCTTCTTAAAAACAGATTGATCTTCAACTTTACGTTTTATCAGAATAACTCCAAAGACCAGTCGGTCATTATTCCTGTATTGTATGAAACAGGTTATAACAAAAGAATCATTAACTCCGGTGAGCTGAGAAACAGAGGAATTGAAATGTCCCTGAATGCTTACCCTGTCAAAACGAAAAATTTCTCATGGAACGTGAATGCCAACTGGTCTATGAACAGGAATAAAATCCTGTCCTTGCCCGAGGAATTTAAAGGAACACCCTATACGATGGGAAGCATAGGCGGAGTGGTATATTATAATGCAGTAGTGGGCGGTTCTTTGGGAGATATGTACGGATACGGACTGATGTATTCCCCGGATGGGCAGGTGATTTATGGCACTGACGGCCTTACCGCAAAACCGAATGAAATGAAAAAGATAGGAAATGCTTATCCGAAATGGAGGGCGGGTCTTCAGAACGAATTCAGGTATAAAAATATCAGTGTCAGCTTCTCATTTGACGGTCAGTATAAAGGAATTGCCTATTCGCAGTCCCATCACAAAATGTCTGAGCAGGGAAAACTTACCCATACACTTGTAGGAAGAGATAACCCAGGCGGTCTTATTGTAGGAGAAGGAGTGGTTCAGAATCCGGACGGAAGCTTTTCACCCAATACAAAGGGAATTCCTGTCTATACGTATTACGGGGATTATTACAGAAGAGCCAATGTGGAAACCAACTCATTTGATACCTCATTCATTAAGCTGAGAGATGCGAGAATCTCTTATTCTTTCCCGAAATCTACTATTGAACCTTTAAAAGTTACAGATATTACCCTTGCCTTATTCGGAAGAAACCTTTGGATGTGGTCGAAATTCCCATTATTTGATCCGGAAGTGGCTGCCCTGGATAATGCTACCATTACCCCGGGAGTGGAAGTAGGGCAGTTGCCGCAGTCCAGAACAATCGGAATTCAGTTAAACGTTAAATTTTAA
- a CDS encoding SusD/RagB family nutrient-binding outer membrane lipoprotein — MKKLIYICSFLALVSSTVSCERSLDEINKDKSRVNVPVASALLVPVQYNMSVVGYNRANDFTFDIMQVSLDFPNEGNSLSRYYITENTGSGFWNNSYKWLKQVDDLKKAAIAEGDKNYQAISMVLNAWIYSNLTDTYGDVPFSQASQLEDYILQPRFDKQKDIYVRLLDDLKTANSLFVTNKMLTGGDLFYKADTDPNGINNWKKFCNSLSLRLLTRILSKDGDVNVKERIQEIANNPAVYPVFQSNADAAKLDITGVSPLMPPIARPQDFTTGRAASDFFVQALKANNDPRIPMFLSQAKDLKGNNIGYVGAPSGYPFGTVFTYQPSNLNQNLAKAPMKIFIYPYAELQFTMAELALKGIISGSAKSYYESGVKSSIEQWGAVTPANYFDNPNVAYEADLKKIMLQKYIALFFVDHQQWFEKRRTGFPVLPNNGGLLNNGNLPQRLMYPPNPKVLNTANYQIAVQQMGGDDINVKMWWNK; from the coding sequence ATGAAAAAACTAATCTATATATGCTCATTTCTTGCCCTTGTAAGCAGTACCGTTTCGTGTGAAAGGAGCCTTGATGAGATCAATAAAGATAAAAGCAGGGTCAATGTGCCCGTTGCCAGTGCCTTGCTGGTTCCGGTGCAGTATAATATGTCTGTAGTGGGATACAACAGAGCTAATGATTTTACTTTCGACATCATGCAGGTTTCCCTTGATTTTCCTAATGAAGGCAACTCGCTGAGCAGGTATTACATCACAGAAAATACAGGATCCGGGTTCTGGAACAATTCTTACAAATGGCTGAAGCAGGTGGATGATCTGAAAAAAGCTGCCATTGCTGAAGGAGACAAAAATTATCAGGCTATTTCCATGGTTTTGAACGCGTGGATCTATTCCAACCTTACCGATACCTATGGTGACGTCCCTTTTTCGCAGGCATCCCAGCTGGAAGACTATATTTTACAGCCAAGGTTTGATAAGCAGAAAGATATTTATGTGCGTCTGCTGGATGACCTTAAAACTGCCAATTCCCTATTTGTTACCAATAAAATGCTTACCGGGGGAGATCTTTTCTATAAAGCAGATACAGATCCGAACGGAATCAACAACTGGAAGAAGTTCTGTAATTCACTTTCTCTGAGATTACTGACAAGAATTTTAAGCAAGGATGGAGACGTGAATGTCAAAGAAAGAATTCAGGAAATTGCCAATAATCCTGCAGTATATCCGGTTTTTCAAAGCAATGCGGATGCTGCAAAGCTTGATATCACGGGAGTTTCCCCATTGATGCCGCCTATTGCAAGACCTCAGGATTTTACGACAGGAAGGGCAGCTTCAGACTTTTTTGTACAGGCTCTAAAAGCAAATAATGATCCCCGTATACCGATGTTCCTTAGCCAGGCAAAAGACCTGAAAGGAAATAATATAGGCTATGTGGGCGCTCCGTCAGGATATCCTTTCGGAACCGTATTTACTTACCAGCCATCAAACCTTAATCAGAACCTGGCAAAGGCACCCATGAAAATTTTTATATATCCTTATGCCGAGCTTCAGTTCACAATGGCTGAGCTTGCCCTTAAAGGCATCATCAGCGGAAGTGCAAAAAGCTATTATGAAAGCGGTGTAAAGTCTTCTATCGAACAATGGGGAGCGGTAACTCCTGCCAATTATTTCGACAACCCGAACGTTGCCTATGAAGCAGATCTGAAAAAAATAATGCTCCAAAAATACATCGCCTTATTCTTCGTAGATCATCAGCAGTGGTTTGAAAAAAGAAGAACAGGATTTCCGGTACTTCCCAATAACGGAGGATTACTGAATAACGGTAATCTTCCGCAGAGACTGATGTATCCTCCTAACCCTAAAGTATTGAATACTGCAAACTATCAGATAGCAGTACAGCAGATGGGCGGAGATGATATCAATGTGAAAATGTGGTGGAATAAATAA